From one Streptomyces sp. NBC_01478 genomic stretch:
- a CDS encoding ABC transporter family substrate-binding protein encodes MQRLRVWSAWTVACALTLLTATGCTGSPAPEGHAALPTYGTYDINSRPSAALRSGGTLTLPIAQMITQFNFDHVDGALDDVWTVDSFTEPRLFARDVKGVPHAVPEYLLSASVTGTSPQVVTYRLNPKARWSDGTALGWRDFAAQWHALSGADQRYLVADTSGYDRISDVRQGAGPHEVRVTFKRPYADWRRLFTPLFPAAGYDTPQRFNTDWQGQLPITAGPFKLASVDRTAQTLTFVPDPRWWGTRPRLDRIVFRVLDADAALQAFLNGEVDAVNAATSEAYAQLKSARDSDIRIGSAWDEVHITLNGAGGPLADRAVRNAVQQAVDRSALAEVAAQGLPVKVPLLGNHFFMTNQPGYADNSRPYGSYDPEAAERALDAAGWQSPGSGRTRVKGGKNLTLRFVLSEGTNRLGEDLAQLVQHMLAQVGVQVVIQQVPASAYASQYLEKGNFDLAIFRFTGLTYPSSAYAIYRRPEAGQPFQNYGGVGSAEVDGLLAQAVGTLDQKAARKLYDRADAEIWRLGHDIELYQRPQILAVREGLANYGVPGLGDVDFSRVGWQK; translated from the coding sequence GTGCAGCGTTTACGGGTCTGGTCCGCGTGGACGGTGGCGTGTGCGCTCACCCTCCTCACCGCGACCGGTTGTACCGGCTCCCCGGCCCCCGAAGGACATGCGGCCCTGCCGACGTACGGCACCTACGACATCAACTCCCGGCCCTCGGCGGCCCTTCGCTCGGGCGGGACACTGACCCTGCCGATCGCGCAGATGATCACGCAGTTCAACTTCGACCACGTCGACGGCGCCCTGGACGACGTGTGGACCGTCGACAGCTTCACCGAGCCGCGGCTCTTCGCCCGTGACGTCAAGGGTGTCCCGCACGCGGTTCCCGAGTACCTGCTCTCCGCGTCCGTCACCGGCACCTCGCCCCAGGTCGTCACCTACCGGCTCAACCCCAAGGCCCGCTGGTCCGACGGAACGGCCCTGGGCTGGCGGGACTTCGCCGCCCAGTGGCACGCGCTCAGCGGCGCCGACCAGCGCTATCTGGTCGCCGACACCAGCGGCTACGACCGGATCTCCGACGTGCGCCAGGGCGCCGGCCCGCACGAGGTCCGCGTCACCTTCAAGCGGCCGTACGCCGACTGGCGCAGGCTGTTCACCCCGCTCTTCCCGGCCGCCGGCTATGACACCCCGCAGCGCTTCAACACCGACTGGCAGGGGCAACTGCCCATCACCGCAGGGCCGTTCAAGCTGGCCTCGGTCGACCGGACGGCGCAGACGCTCACCTTCGTGCCCGACCCCCGCTGGTGGGGCACCCGGCCCCGGCTCGACCGGATCGTCTTCCGTGTCCTCGACGCCGACGCCGCCCTCCAGGCCTTCCTGAACGGCGAGGTCGACGCGGTCAACGCGGCCACCAGCGAGGCCTACGCCCAGTTGAAGAGCGCCCGCGACAGCGACATCCGGATCGGGTCCGCGTGGGACGAGGTGCACATCACCCTCAACGGCGCGGGCGGCCCGCTGGCCGACCGGGCCGTGCGCAACGCGGTCCAACAGGCCGTGGACCGCTCGGCGTTGGCCGAGGTCGCGGCCCAGGGCCTCCCGGTGAAGGTGCCGCTGCTCGGCAACCACTTCTTCATGACCAACCAGCCCGGATACGCCGACAACTCCCGCCCGTACGGCAGTTACGACCCCGAAGCCGCCGAGCGGGCCCTGGACGCCGCGGGCTGGCAGAGCCCGGGCAGCGGGAGGACCCGGGTCAAGGGCGGCAAGAACCTCACCCTCCGCTTCGTGCTGAGCGAGGGCACCAACCGGCTCGGCGAGGATCTCGCCCAGCTCGTCCAGCACATGCTCGCCCAGGTCGGCGTCCAGGTCGTCATCCAGCAGGTGCCCGCCTCCGCCTACGCGTCCCAGTACCTGGAGAAGGGCAACTTCGACCTCGCCATCTTCCGCTTCACCGGCCTCACCTACCCGAGCTCCGCCTACGCGATCTACCGCCGCCCGGAGGCGGGACAGCCGTTCCAGAACTACGGCGGGGTCGGCTCGGCCGAGGTGGACGGGCTCCTCGCCCAGGCCGTCGGCACCCTCGACCAGAAGGCGGCCCGGAAGCTCTACGACCGGGCGGACGCCGAGATCTGGCGGCTCGGCCACGACATCGAGCTCTACCAGCGGCCGCAGATCCTCGCCGTGCGCGAGGGGCTGGCGAACTACGGGGTGCCGGGACTCGGCGACGTGGACTTCAGCCGGGTCGGGTGGCAGAAGTGA
- a CDS encoding dipeptide ABC transporter ATP-binding protein, with the protein MTAVLEVRELTVAVGALPVVRGVDLTLRRGEVLGLVGESGTGKTLTALALMGLAPAGARVGGSVRLLGEELLGLPVRELARIRGRRIAMVFQDPLHAFTPVLRVGEQIAEALRIHQRPRPQRESARRRAVELLDFVGVPRPSWAARAYPHQLSGGMRQRAMIAMAMANSPDVLVADEPTSALDVTVQAQVLEALAAARRETGAALLLVTHDLGVVAGSADRVAVLYAGRIVETGPTEAVLTRPRMPYTLGLVGSVPRPDVRAPLTPIPGTAPVPGAVGPGCSFAPRCPLAEPECVASEIRLLGVDSPSRAGLAGFDAHEAACRRVPLVSRRTAAELFPPGGETVTGARDDGDADPVVPGERDAGSRGRPPSRAVPGELEPGMRQGRAPSVPDGEPPASRGRHARPAQDGRNPRPTEHPALPFLTWPPALPAPGHDTPPSRELPSTPGPLRPALPLAGAGSAAFPGLAPAAPEIVLRVSGLAKSYVPPSGRRRQERAVRAVEEVDLEVRRAETLALVGESGAGKSTTLMEIVSLTAPEAGVVEILGQDVARLTRRTARLLRGAVQIVPQDPMSSLDPRMPVGDIVAEPLYARRVPRDVVAARIPRLLRQVGLEAADAERYPHQFSGGQRQRVAIARALAVEPALLLLDEPVSALDVSVQAQILDLLLRLKRELGPAYLLVSHDLAVVRQIADRVAVMYAGRTVETGPVAEVFDAPRHPYARALLSAVPLPDPVAERARRRIVLSGDPPSGVPVTAGCRFLARCPVAALLTPGRRTRCETEIPRPTQVTAAGTHTVACHFPHGGMPWQHIRTDRGTAGRPWNQPPDRPPVH; encoded by the coding sequence GTGACCGCCGTCCTGGAGGTTCGCGAACTGACCGTCGCCGTCGGCGCGTTGCCCGTGGTGCGCGGTGTCGATCTCACCCTGCGGCGGGGTGAAGTCCTGGGCCTGGTGGGCGAGTCGGGCACCGGCAAGACGCTCACCGCGCTCGCCCTGATGGGGCTCGCGCCGGCGGGCGCCCGGGTGGGCGGGTCGGTGCGACTGCTGGGCGAGGAGCTACTGGGCCTGCCGGTACGGGAGTTGGCGCGGATCCGCGGGCGCCGGATCGCGATGGTCTTCCAGGACCCGCTGCACGCCTTCACCCCGGTGCTGCGGGTCGGCGAGCAGATCGCGGAGGCGCTGCGCATCCACCAACGGCCGCGCCCGCAACGGGAGTCGGCGCGGCGCCGGGCGGTGGAACTGCTGGACTTCGTGGGGGTGCCGCGACCGTCGTGGGCCGCGCGCGCCTACCCCCACCAGCTCTCCGGCGGCATGCGCCAACGCGCCATGATCGCGATGGCGATGGCCAACAGCCCCGACGTCCTGGTCGCGGACGAGCCCACCAGCGCGCTCGATGTCACCGTCCAGGCACAGGTGTTGGAGGCCCTCGCCGCCGCCCGCCGGGAGACCGGCGCGGCGCTGTTGCTGGTCACCCACGACCTGGGGGTGGTGGCGGGCTCGGCGGACCGGGTGGCCGTCCTCTACGCGGGCCGGATCGTGGAGACGGGCCCGACCGAGGCGGTCCTGACCCGGCCCCGCATGCCGTACACCCTCGGCCTGGTCGGCTCGGTGCCGCGCCCCGACGTCCGCGCCCCGCTCACCCCCATCCCGGGCACGGCCCCGGTTCCGGGGGCGGTGGGCCCCGGCTGTTCCTTCGCCCCGCGCTGTCCGTTGGCGGAACCGGAGTGCGTCGCCTCGGAGATCCGGCTCCTGGGCGTGGACAGCCCGTCCCGAGCGGGCCTCGCGGGGTTCGACGCACACGAAGCCGCCTGCCGACGGGTGCCCTTGGTGTCACGCCGGACGGCGGCGGAGCTGTTTCCGCCCGGCGGGGAGACCGTCACCGGCGCGCGCGACGACGGGGACGCGGATCCAGTCGTCCCCGGTGAGAGGGATGCAGGGTCGAGGGGACGACCGCCCTCTCGGGCCGTCCCGGGCGAACTGGAACCGGGGATGCGGCAAGGCCGCGCACCGTCCGTCCCGGACGGCGAACCCCCGGCTTCCCGGGGACGCCATGCCCGGCCCGCCCAGGACGGGAGAAACCCGAGGCCGACGGAACACCCCGCGCTCCCCTTCCTCACCTGGCCGCCCGCACTGCCCGCCCCCGGCCACGACACCCCGCCGTCACGGGAACTCCCGTCCACGCCTGGTCCGTTGCGCCCCGCGCTCCCCCTTGCCGGGGCGGGCTCGGCCGCTTTTCCCGGACTCGCCCCCGCCGCGCCCGAGATCGTCCTCCGCGTCTCCGGTCTCGCCAAGTCCTACGTCCCTCCCAGCGGTCGGCGCCGTCAGGAGCGGGCGGTGCGTGCGGTGGAGGAGGTCGACCTGGAGGTGCGCCGGGCGGAGACCCTCGCGCTGGTCGGTGAGTCCGGGGCCGGCAAGTCCACGACCCTGATGGAGATCGTGTCGCTCACGGCACCGGAGGCGGGGGTCGTGGAGATCCTCGGGCAGGACGTCGCCCGGCTGACGCGGCGGACGGCGCGGCTGTTGCGCGGGGCCGTGCAGATCGTGCCGCAGGACCCCATGTCGAGTCTGGATCCACGGATGCCGGTGGGTGACATCGTCGCCGAACCGCTGTACGCGCGGCGCGTGCCACGGGACGTCGTGGCGGCGCGGATTCCGCGGCTGCTCCGGCAGGTGGGGCTGGAGGCGGCGGACGCGGAGCGGTATCCGCATCAGTTCTCCGGGGGTCAGCGGCAGCGCGTCGCGATCGCCCGGGCCCTCGCCGTCGAGCCCGCGCTGCTGCTGCTCGACGAGCCGGTGTCCGCGCTCGACGTGTCGGTGCAGGCCCAGATCCTGGACCTGTTGCTGCGGCTGAAGCGGGAGTTGGGGCCGGCCTATCTCCTGGTGTCGCACGATCTGGCCGTGGTCCGGCAGATCGCCGACCGGGTCGCGGTGATGTACGCGGGGCGCACGGTGGAGACGGGGCCGGTGGCCGAGGTGTTCGACGCGCCCCGGCATCCCTACGCGCGCGCCCTCCTGTCGGCCGTCCCGCTGCCGGACCCGGTCGCCGAACGCGCCCGGCGCCGGATCGTGCTGTCCGGCGACCCCCCGTCCGGTGTGCCGGTCACGGCGGGGTGCCGGTTCCTGGCCCGCTGTCCGGTCGCCGCGCTGCTGACGCCCGGTCGGCGGACGCGCTGCGAGACCGAGATTCCGCGGCCGACCCAGGTCACCGCGGCCGGCACCCACACGGTCGCCTGTCATTTCCCGCACGGCGGTATGCCCTGGCAGCACATACGGACAGACCGGGGGACGGCCGGCCGGCCGTGGAACCAGCCGCCGGACCGTCCACCGGTCCACTGA
- a CDS encoding ABC transporter permease, with amino-acid sequence MLSLIIRRLVHCTILFLSSVVLTYALASAALDPRAYFEGRQPPPPSRVVDAELSRLGMDDRAPLPARFAHWADRAVHGDLGRTIDGESVNAEFGRRVGVSARLLLVGTVTGTAVGVLAGVWAAVRRGKLGDRVLTVFSFAVLCVPTFVLALLLKTGALAVNRAAGSTVILYTGEHTPGLQGGWPVHLRDTAAHLLLPAICVAIPAIASYSRYQRAATLDVLGADHLRTAQAKGLTPGQALLRHGLRISLVPVSVFFSFGMLTLFTGAVFTEEIFGWPGMGSWLVDSVQKGDVNSVVAIDLFAAAVVLLAGLLADVVHALLDPRVRQP; translated from the coding sequence ATGCTCTCCCTGATCATCAGGCGCCTGGTCCACTGCACGATCCTCTTCCTCTCCTCCGTCGTCCTCACCTACGCACTCGCCTCGGCGGCGCTCGATCCGCGCGCCTACTTCGAGGGCCGGCAGCCGCCCCCGCCCAGCCGGGTCGTCGACGCCGAGCTGTCCCGCCTGGGCATGGACGACCGCGCCCCGCTGCCCGCACGGTTCGCGCACTGGGCGGACCGGGCCGTCCACGGCGACCTGGGCCGGACCATCGACGGCGAGTCCGTGAACGCCGAGTTCGGCCGCCGGGTCGGGGTGTCGGCACGGCTGCTCCTGGTGGGCACTGTGACCGGCACGGCCGTCGGCGTGCTGGCCGGGGTGTGGGCGGCGGTCCGGCGCGGCAAACTGGGCGACCGGGTGCTGACGGTGTTCTCGTTCGCGGTGCTGTGCGTGCCCACGTTCGTGCTGGCGCTGCTGCTGAAGACCGGGGCGCTGGCGGTCAACCGGGCCGCCGGCAGCACCGTCATCCTCTACACGGGTGAGCACACACCGGGACTGCAGGGCGGCTGGCCGGTCCACCTGCGCGACACGGCAGCCCACTTGCTCCTCCCGGCGATCTGTGTGGCGATCCCCGCGATCGCCTCGTACAGCCGCTACCAGCGGGCCGCCACCCTGGATGTGCTCGGCGCCGACCATCTGCGCACCGCGCAGGCCAAGGGGCTCACCCCGGGGCAGGCGCTGCTGCGGCACGGGCTGCGGATCTCGCTCGTCCCGGTGTCGGTGTTCTTCTCCTTCGGGATGCTGACCCTGTTCACCGGGGCCGTGTTCACCGAGGAGATCTTCGGCTGGCCCGGCATGGGCAGTTGGCTCGTCGACTCGGTGCAGAAGGGCGACGTCAACTCGGTGGTGGCGATCGACCTGTTCGCCGCGGCCGTCGTGCTGCTCGCCGGGCTGCTGGCCGATGTCGTGCACGCGCTCCTCGATCCCCGGGTACGGCAGCCGTGA
- a CDS encoding ABC transporter permease: MSAGGRGRAVLRRMVRRPGAVCGLAVLLVLFALAFVGPSLSPWTHTDVDYTALRQPPDARHWMGTNRIGQDVFAQVVRGLQKSLLIGLLVALFSTVLAAAVGACAGYFGGWTDRVLMFVVDLMLVLPGLLVLVVVAPRLREWGWTALVGLLALLGWMVTARAVRGMTLSLKERQFVVVARLMGVSSMRIIWRHVLPHTASFLITDATIAVGGAVISETGLSYFGLGVQPPDVSLGTLIADATEVALVYPWMFFFPTGLLIAFVLAVNLVGGALRDALDPTTPDSAAAPSLTGVSGMSG, from the coding sequence GTGAGCGCCGGGGGGCGGGGGCGGGCGGTGCTGCGGCGGATGGTGCGGCGGCCAGGGGCGGTGTGCGGGCTCGCGGTGCTACTGGTGCTGTTCGCGCTGGCCTTCGTGGGGCCGTCTCTCAGCCCGTGGACCCACACGGACGTCGACTACACGGCGCTGCGGCAGCCGCCGGACGCACGGCACTGGATGGGCACCAACCGGATCGGGCAGGACGTGTTCGCGCAGGTGGTACGGGGTCTGCAGAAGTCGCTGCTGATCGGGCTGCTGGTGGCCCTGTTCTCGACCGTACTGGCCGCGGCAGTGGGCGCCTGCGCCGGCTACTTCGGCGGCTGGACCGACCGGGTGCTGATGTTCGTCGTGGACCTCATGCTCGTCCTGCCGGGTCTCCTGGTGCTGGTGGTGGTCGCGCCGAGGCTGCGCGAGTGGGGCTGGACGGCGCTGGTCGGACTGCTGGCGCTGCTGGGCTGGATGGTCACCGCGCGGGCGGTGCGCGGCATGACACTTTCCCTGAAAGAGCGTCAATTCGTGGTGGTGGCACGGCTGATGGGCGTCTCGTCCATGCGGATCATCTGGCGGCATGTGCTGCCGCACACGGCGTCGTTCCTGATCACGGACGCGACCATCGCCGTGGGCGGGGCGGTGATCAGCGAGACCGGGCTTTCGTACTTCGGGCTGGGCGTCCAGCCGCCCGACGTCTCCCTGGGCACGCTGATCGCGGACGCGACGGAGGTGGCGCTGGTGTATCCGTGGATGTTCTTCTTCCCCACGGGGCTGCTGATCGCGTTCGTGCTGGCCGTCAACCTCGTCGGCGGGGCCCTGCGGGACGCGCTGGACCCGACGACGCCGGACTCCGCGGCGGCGCCGTCCCTGACCGGCGTGTCGGGGATGTCCGGGTGA
- a CDS encoding helix-turn-helix domain-containing protein, translating to MDPLENTTTTGLGERIRLLRGKRGLKQQDLASSEISASYISLIESGKRAPSESVLAALAERLGCSAEYLRSGRDDHELEEARLRLAFGEMALRNGSNGEALQTLSELLTRPSLLDVTMTRRARMGQASALEKLDRTEAAIAVLEELHRDPDLAPGSAEWCQIAVALCRCYRNAGDITLSIEIGERAMSRLDALGLDVTVDHVQLGATLMASYHMRGDLTRAQLMGGKLLDAAEKQGARAARGAVYWNAGLVARSRGQLNEAMALVERALALMSEDDNLRHLAMLKMNYGSLLLQVDEPEPARGKQLLEEAQQLLAEVGNAPELAQCEIGLADADAMLGQWDEAAAHAERALGLTGTESRIQAVGARGTLAEIQLMRGNHDQAAQYLQAATRQLRQFRPSHQVALNWRYLGDLWKRQGNTAEALKAYDRALSAAGMAPHRDPSQIFTEHHRS from the coding sequence ATGGACCCTCTCGAAAACACGACGACCACAGGGCTGGGTGAGCGCATCCGGCTGCTGCGCGGCAAACGTGGCCTCAAGCAGCAGGATCTGGCGTCCAGCGAGATATCGGCGAGCTACATCTCCTTGATCGAATCCGGCAAGCGCGCCCCCTCGGAGTCGGTGCTCGCGGCGCTCGCGGAGCGCCTCGGCTGCTCCGCGGAGTACCTGCGCAGCGGCCGGGACGACCACGAGCTGGAAGAGGCGCGACTGCGGCTGGCCTTCGGCGAGATGGCCCTGCGCAACGGCAGCAACGGCGAGGCCCTGCAGACCCTCAGCGAACTCCTGACCAGGCCGAGCCTCCTCGACGTCACCATGACCCGGCGCGCCCGCATGGGCCAGGCCTCCGCGCTGGAGAAGCTCGACCGCACCGAGGCGGCCATCGCGGTCCTGGAGGAACTCCACCGCGACCCCGACCTGGCCCCGGGTTCCGCCGAGTGGTGCCAGATCGCGGTCGCCCTGTGCCGCTGCTATCGCAACGCCGGCGACATCACCCTCAGCATCGAGATCGGCGAGCGCGCCATGTCCCGGCTGGACGCCCTCGGCCTGGACGTGACGGTCGACCACGTCCAGCTCGGCGCCACGCTCATGGCGTCGTACCACATGCGCGGTGACCTGACCCGCGCCCAGCTCATGGGCGGCAAGCTCCTGGACGCCGCCGAGAAGCAGGGCGCCCGGGCCGCACGGGGCGCCGTGTACTGGAACGCGGGTCTGGTGGCCCGCTCCCGGGGCCAGTTGAACGAGGCCATGGCCCTGGTCGAGCGGGCGCTCGCGCTGATGTCGGAGGACGACAACCTGCGCCACCTCGCCATGCTCAAGATGAACTACGGCTCACTGCTCCTCCAGGTCGACGAGCCCGAACCGGCGCGCGGCAAACAGTTGTTGGAGGAGGCGCAGCAACTGCTGGCCGAGGTGGGCAACGCGCCGGAGCTCGCCCAGTGCGAGATCGGGCTCGCCGACGCGGACGCGATGCTCGGGCAATGGGACGAGGCCGCGGCGCACGCCGAGCGCGCGCTCGGGCTGACCGGCACCGAGTCCCGCATCCAGGCCGTCGGCGCCCGGGGCACCCTCGCGGAGATCCAGCTCATGCGCGGCAACCACGACCAGGCCGCGCAGTATCTCCAGGCCGCCACCCGGCAGTTGCGCCAGTTCCGGCCGTCCCACCAGGTGGCCCTCAACTGGCGTTACCTGGGCGACCTGTGGAAGCGGCAGGGCAACACCGCCGAGGCCCTCAAGGCGTACGACCGGGCCCTGTCGGCGGCCGGCATGGCTCCGCACCGCGACCCCAGCCAGATCTTCACCGAGCACCACCGTTCCTGA
- a CDS encoding maltokinase N-terminal cap-like domain-containing protein, whose product MSDGILEPLLPALGPWLEGRRWFDARFTGAHLEARAASLLGDEPPLLLHAVVTARRPGGQVLHYQLLLGLRPELPARLEPAAVTTVPAGPWQGWRVYDALADGALLGLLLRTLAGGGAGPGPRLERTGRYPLPVGLVPHPLDGEMSNTAVAYGGRILLKIFRRPEPGPHTEVEALHALTREHCERTPRLYGALHSDAPGAEGLVLGLVEEFLPDARDGWEEAVRHASDCMADACRGVPAGGGFTPHARSLGRAVAEVHGALDRAFGRSRLTAPDVAEEAARMNMRLKEAAEEVPALARYTTRLGALFDDYARVAGRGSPVFAQRTHGDLHLGQALRAADGWRIVDFEGEPARTAAERALPQPVLRDVAGMLRSFDYAARTGLATLESADPQDGSPAGRLRRRRRAAAWAVRNRRAFVEGYASAGREDPRCQPVVLRAFEADKAIYEAVYESRLRPERLPIPLAAVHRLANSSR is encoded by the coding sequence CACGCCGTGGTCACGGCCCGCCGCCCGGGCGGACAGGTCCTCCACTACCAACTCCTGCTCGGCCTGCGCCCCGAACTCCCCGCCCGCCTCGAACCCGCCGCCGTCACCACCGTCCCGGCCGGTCCCTGGCAGGGCTGGCGGGTCTACGACGCGCTCGCCGACGGCGCCCTCCTCGGACTGCTGCTGCGCACCCTGGCGGGCGGCGGCGCGGGCCCCGGCCCACGCCTGGAACGCACCGGCCGTTACCCGCTCCCGGTCGGCCTCGTCCCGCACCCGCTCGACGGCGAGATGAGCAACACCGCCGTGGCCTACGGCGGCCGTATCCTCCTCAAGATCTTCCGCCGCCCCGAACCGGGCCCGCACACCGAGGTCGAGGCCCTGCACGCCCTCACCCGGGAACACTGCGAGCGCACCCCCCGCCTCTACGGCGCCCTGCACAGCGACGCCCCCGGTGCCGAAGGCCTGGTGCTCGGCCTCGTCGAGGAGTTCCTGCCCGACGCCCGCGACGGCTGGGAGGAGGCGGTACGGCACGCGAGCGACTGCATGGCGGACGCGTGCCGCGGCGTACCGGCGGGCGGCGGATTCACCCCGCACGCCCGCAGCCTGGGCCGGGCCGTGGCCGAGGTGCACGGCGCGCTGGACCGGGCGTTCGGCCGCAGCCGGCTCACCGCACCGGACGTGGCCGAGGAGGCGGCGCGGATGAACATGCGGCTCAAGGAGGCCGCCGAGGAGGTCCCCGCGCTCGCCCGCTACACCACCCGGCTCGGCGCCCTCTTCGACGACTACGCCCGGGTCGCCGGGCGCGGCTCACCCGTCTTCGCCCAGCGCACCCACGGCGATCTGCACCTGGGGCAGGCGCTGCGCGCCGCCGACGGCTGGCGGATCGTCGACTTCGAGGGCGAACCGGCCCGCACCGCCGCCGAACGCGCCCTCCCGCAGCCGGTGTTGCGGGACGTCGCCGGCATGCTGCGCTCCTTCGACTACGCGGCCCGCACGGGCCTCGCCACCCTGGAGTCCGCCGATCCCCAGGACGGCTCGCCCGCCGGGCGGCTGCGCCGGCGCCGGCGGGCGGCCGCATGGGCGGTCCGCAACCGGCGCGCCTTCGTCGAGGGCTACGCGTCGGCCGGGCGCGAGGACCCGCGTTGTCAGCCCGTGGTGCTGCGCGCCTTCGAGGCGGACAAGGCGATCTACGAGGCCGTGTACGAATCCCGCCTCCGCCCCGAACGGCTGCCCATTCCGCTCGCCGCGGTGCACCGCCTGGCGAATTCCTCCCGCTGA
- a CDS encoding IS701 family transposase translates to MRTPGAPPGALAGLPAYCRDLFGDFTRADQRRWGEVYVRGLLDVPGRKTPARISEQVLGKRAVQQIQQFVNQSPWASAPVRGRLARQVVRASRAEAWSIDEVVFAKNGDRSVGVARQYATSQERTVNCQLALAASLVGQAGGVPVNWRLMLPARWDLDERLRGQAHVPVQERCRPRWSYVLEALDEMLDEWSLEPLPVLADWRCESDPDPLLRGLEARGLGYLVQAAPHTPVLLPRRQATAPGVRGTLAELAAHAARHGERTSVTWHDPVTERMRHSEFVAGPVLLRADPAAATAPRPRLLLADWPYGRPRPRAYWLTNLPARRLAEIVPLAQLRRFAEEALVRMHEEFGLGDFEGRSFRGWHHHVTLASAALGYDMVRQQADERALSRTRV, encoded by the coding sequence GTGCGCACCCCGGGGGCACCGCCGGGCGCACTGGCCGGTCTCCCCGCCTACTGCCGTGATCTGTTCGGCGACTTCACCCGTGCCGACCAGCGGCGCTGGGGCGAGGTGTATGTGCGCGGGCTGCTGGACGTGCCCGGGCGCAAGACGCCCGCCCGGATCTCCGAGCAGGTGCTCGGCAAGCGGGCCGTGCAGCAGATCCAGCAGTTCGTGAACCAGAGTCCGTGGGCGTCGGCTCCCGTACGGGGGCGGCTCGCCCGGCAGGTGGTGCGGGCCTCGCGGGCCGAGGCCTGGTCCATCGACGAGGTCGTCTTCGCCAAGAACGGCGACCGGTCGGTGGGCGTGGCCCGCCAGTACGCGACCTCCCAGGAACGGACCGTGAACTGCCAACTGGCGCTCGCCGCCTCACTGGTGGGGCAGGCCGGCGGGGTCCCGGTGAACTGGCGGCTGATGCTGCCGGCCCGCTGGGACCTCGACGAGCGACTGCGCGGCCAGGCCCACGTACCGGTCCAGGAACGCTGCCGGCCCCGCTGGAGCTATGTCCTGGAGGCGCTCGACGAGATGCTCGACGAGTGGTCCCTGGAACCGCTGCCGGTACTGGCCGACTGGCGCTGCGAGAGCGACCCTGATCCCCTGCTGCGCGGTCTGGAGGCACGGGGACTCGGCTATCTCGTACAGGCCGCGCCGCACACCCCGGTGCTGCTGCCGCGCCGGCAGGCCACCGCCCCGGGGGTGCGCGGCACGCTCGCCGAACTCGCCGCGCACGCGGCCCGGCACGGTGAGCGCACCTCGGTGACCTGGCACGATCCGGTGACCGAGCGCATGCGGCACTCGGAGTTCGTGGCGGGCCCGGTCCTGCTGCGCGCGGACCCGGCCGCCGCCACGGCACCCCGGCCGCGGCTGCTCCTCGCCGACTGGCCCTACGGCCGGCCCCGGCCGCGCGCCTACTGGCTGACGAACCTCCCGGCCCGCCGGCTCGCGGAGATCGTGCCGCTGGCGCAGCTCAGGCGGTTCGCCGAGGAGGCGCTGGTCCGGATGCACGAGGAGTTCGGGCTCGGCGACTTCGAGGGCCGGTCCTTCCGGGGCTGGCACCACCATGTGACGCTGGCCTCGGCCGCGTTGGGCTACGACATGGTGCGCCAGCAGGCCGACGAGAGAGCACTGAGCCGGACGCGTGTCTGA